One Paenisporosarcina sp. FSL H8-0542 genomic region harbors:
- a CDS encoding DUF3885 domain-containing protein, with amino-acid sequence MNILDYLKGRFPTVELIPSIYYQWDIGIHFSLGGEIYQFKDNDDLNLNRFRLVYKQTSTIFNELFEQNDELFFVTNVYNHKTKEKHTRKLKVYQPFLKCKNKLNRIQVKTYPYPFESDEAEEFELQQFSLLCKRGDIRVNELLKAASNEDFPLKPKFGRYSIDYPDVFLVNITKDIIFFVYDDRGCEVIAREADRIRPLYEKYYDWVEEVDRKRIEQGLGGRGLKK; translated from the coding sequence ATGAACATATTGGACTATCTTAAGGGAAGGTTTCCAACTGTCGAATTAATCCCAAGCATTTATTATCAATGGGACATTGGCATCCACTTTTCACTTGGTGGGGAAATCTATCAATTCAAAGATAATGATGATCTCAATCTTAATCGATTTCGACTTGTATATAAGCAAACCTCAACAATTTTCAATGAGTTGTTTGAGCAAAATGACGAGCTGTTCTTCGTGACGAATGTTTATAATCACAAAACAAAAGAGAAACATACTAGAAAACTGAAGGTATACCAGCCGTTTCTGAAGTGTAAAAATAAATTGAATCGAATTCAGGTGAAAACGTACCCTTATCCGTTCGAGTCGGACGAAGCAGAAGAATTCGAGTTGCAACAATTTTCCTTGTTGTGTAAGCGAGGAGACATACGTGTGAATGAATTACTTAAGGCAGCGAGTAATGAAGATTTTCCATTGAAACCAAAGTTCGGAAGGTACTCCATCGATTATCCCGATGTTTTCTTAGTGAACATCACAAAAGACATTATTTTCTTTGTCTACGACGACCGAGGGTGCGAAGTTATAGCCCGTGAAGCAGATCGAATACGTCCACTTTATGAGAAATACTACGATTGGGTAGAAGAAGTTGATAGAAAAAGGATTGAACAAGGGTTAGGAGGAAGAGGATTGAAAAAATGA
- a CDS encoding 3-isopropylmalate dehydrogenase, with amino-acid sequence MSDFFLILMGFFIVVANIIGFISYKKKKNLYFAALTILLLAVLFGTIGGVLALFVIRDAFAIFYGMQLGYYLIINSVIVFLIAILATVINKFNNRKM; translated from the coding sequence ATGAGTGATTTTTTCTTAATCCTTATGGGCTTTTTTATTGTTGTTGCAAATATTATTGGATTTATATCTTACAAAAAAAAGAAAAATCTATACTTTGCGGCTTTGACAATATTATTATTAGCAGTTTTATTTGGGACAATCGGTGGTGTATTAGCACTTTTTGTTATTCGTGATGCTTTTGCAATATTCTATGGCATGCAGCTAGGATACTATTTAATAATAAATAGCGTCATCGTTTTTTTAATTGCAATTTTAGCAACTGTAATAAACAAATTTAACAACAGAAAAATGTAA